From Salarias fasciatus chromosome 5, fSalaFa1.1, whole genome shotgun sequence, a single genomic window includes:
- the il19l gene encoding interleukin 19 like: MKMLLSCSLCLLLLLGCLSEPAHSRTLQLDSCSVTVHLYELRRYHSDIRSAVLSEDSNIGVKILDKALITDVQEGQMCCFMQLLMRFYVERVFGSFGSSWPQYQRFSSALANAFVTIRKDIRSCHCLCEEDTQKKIDSVNAEFIKLEVSQAALKAMGELDTVLDWLDALKDKN; the protein is encoded by the exons atgaagatgctgctcagctgctcgctctgcctgctgctgctgctcggctgtCTGAGTGAACCTGCTCACAGCAGGACGCTGCAGCTGGACAGCTGCTCTGTCACCGTCCACCTTTACGAGCTGCGCAGATACCACTCGGACATACGGTCAGCCGTG CTTTCTGAAGACAGCAACATTGGAGTGAAGATTCTGGACAAAGCTTTGATAACAGATGTTCAG GAGGGCCAGATGTGCtgcttcatgcagctgctgatgcGTTTCTACGTTGAGAGAGTGTTCGGCAGCTTCGGCTCCTCTTGGCCGCAGTACCAGCGCTTCTCCAGCGCTCTGGCCAACGCCTTCGTCACCATCAGGAAGGACATCCGCTCATGC CACTGCCTCTGTGAGGAAGACACCCAGAAGAAAATCGACTCTGTGAATGCTGAGTTCATcaag CTTGAGGTGAGCCAGGCGGCGCTGAAGGCCATGGGAGAGCTGGACACTGTGCTGGACTGGCTGGACGCTCTCAAAGACAAAAACTGA
- the prelp gene encoding prolargin, with product MKAGTGLLSALALFLLMGVVFTQRARPKKPTKRPATTRRPPVSQPEPVEPTDFPPPILGPPSIFPDCPRECFCSPSYPNSLNCENRNIRNIPVIPFRTHYLYLQNNYISEVTAEPFLNATEVRWVNLANNRIHRIDKQVFNKVPALLYLYVQQNQLKEVPSGLPTSLEQIRLGRNRISKIPSGAFSNMGNLTLLDLYYNQISDSDLGKNTFKDLKSLMQLNLAHNNLKKMPAGVPGSVIQLFLDKNRIDDIPKNYFEGLVHLAFVRLNYNQLNDKGVPKGVFNVSTLLDLQLSHNQLTTVPVINGHLEHLHLNHNSIESINGTQICPFNLQADMSDQNLLPRLRYLRLDGNHLSPPIPLDVIMCFRHLHSIVI from the exons ATGAAGGCTGGCACGGGACTCCTCTCTGCACTGGCCCTGTTCCTCCTGATGGGGGTGGTCTTCACTCAGAGAGCTCGGCCAAAGAAGCCCACCAAGCGCCCAGCTACAACCCGCAGGCCCCCTGTCTCCCAGCCTGAGCCCGTGGAGCCTACAGACTTCCCTCCACCCATCCTGGGGCCGCCTTCCATCTTCCCCGACTGCCCCAGGGAGTGCTTTTGCTCCCCGAGCTACCCCAACTCCCTCAACTGTGAGAACCGCAACATCCGCAACATCCCTGTCATCCCATTCAGAACTCACTACCTGTACCTGCAGAACAACTACATCTCTGAGGTGACGGCAGAGCCTTTCCTCAACGCCACCGAGGTCCGCTGGGTCAATCTGGCAAACAACCGCATCCACCGGATAGACAAGCAG GTATTTAATAAGGTCCCAGCGCTGCTGTATCTCTAcgtgcagcaaaatcagctgaaggAAGTTCCTTCAGGTCTCCCAACGAGTCTTGAACAGATTCGCCTCGGTAGGAATCGCATTTCTAAGATCCCTTCTGGAGCCTTCAGTAACATGGGAAACCTGACGCTGCTGGACCTGTACTACAACCAG ATAAGCGACAGTGACCTGGGAAAGAACACATTCAAGGACCTGAAGAGCCTCATGCAGCTCAACTTGGCCCACAACAACCTGAAGAAGATGCCTGCCGGCGTGCCGGGCAGCGTCATACAGCTATTCCTGGATAAGAACCGCATAGATGACATTCCAAA AAATTACTTTGAAGGCCTCGTTCACCTGGCATTCGTGAGGCTGAACTACAACCAGCTGAATGATAAGGGAGTTCCCAAAGGTGTGTTTAATGTGTCCACGCTGCTGGACCTGCAACTGTCCCACAACCAGCTCACCACGGTTCCTGTCATCAACGGTCATCTGGAGCACCTGCACCTCAACCACAACAGCATCGAGA GTATTAATGGCACCCAGATCTGTCCATTCAACCTGCAGGCTGACATGAGCGACCAGAATCTGCTGCCAAGACTAAG GTATCTGCGCTTGGATGGAAATCACCTGAGTCCTCCCATCCCTCTGGATGTCATCATGTGCTTCAGACACCTTCACTCCATTGTCATTTAG